The following proteins come from a genomic window of Shewanella halifaxensis HAW-EB4:
- a CDS encoding Ig-like domain-containing protein produces MIRITAVALLIGMSCLALKANAQVLPQVPMAPDGSPYIDGGGGLISNLAELRWLSETPSAWDESWLQTQDIDASETKNWNLGDHDLLPDTPDEPMGFSPIGDNSIAYNGSFNGGGFKIHGLYINRPQSDNIGFFGKLTAGSLEYINLERLYVAGDYYVGGLAGNVMQSSIVDCHTSGEVKSVGRLDSDVYPDEKPGSYLGGLIGYASHPTIEHCSSTALVTMTLDNPSVTQPTGGLIGTLSGGEVIASRSEGDVHGYSSTGGFIGSTFGTPLITNSFARGNVICDSNCGGLIGDADGGRIEDSVATGDVASTSAYVGGLVGGLYNASIVRSSASGQVLTTSWGVGGLVGRCNSDPDKPLSSVSDSYASGKVSGNTSGALIGVTWDGCRVSNSYATGFNSELFGRAEGIEPIIENSFFDCSGSETGCSQPYAKTTQELHNLQTFIDAGWNMGSYNQAGTWLLNHKAYPILSHGKAVLFTTLPEDIQLQGSEDLLYELTLQVEDIPANQHVAFEVIDAPAWLSLQPQGITASLSGTADDSGVGDNIVVIAAVSQGVRNDFPLQLVNISNINDLPVASSAQLEIVEDTLLSIDLSTLVKDDDFIHGDEQHSFSVITPLPDGHGNIELAGNNASYMPAANFFGATKFKYQVTDIAGATASGWVNVNVAPVNDAPVASAGQIIVNEDATASLNLMTLVQDVDDNELLFSVSGGLYGQLSLNGTMVSYTPNKNYFGADSFSYTVDDKHSGIRLIAGAQVSVAVLPVNDAPTAQSASYHIEEDRTLQVNLASLVNDIDGDLLSYSISTPPAADTASIALAGAMAVLTPTADFNGQVSFIYAVTDNAGGQAQAAINVEVIPVNDSPSANSGSLTVLEDHSGTINLAALVQDKDNDPLSFSISPASHGSVSLSGSVVSYQPYENYSGTDTFKFSVTDGFQTISNQVHMTIEAVNDAPTISGIPKPSVDLGSHYQFAPKVNDIEGDRLSFSINNKPAWASFNNRTGELVGTPSAEDDLGLHERIRIRVSDGIDVTFLADFTIEVTGEPEANFAIADSFTLPADQDERYVLNVLDNDRVAEGETLTLAAAQTSNGQVSIDGRNLIVALNQPLTRVTLSYFVDNSLNQQDSANVVLTLEREEDEGLPVINLPEPIWFDATGALSEIELPIPDAFDAEGESLTPIRSDDKIYFPPGRHTVVWQATDSKGNKVAVEQQVNIRPQVTLPRDASVHLLGYESYSVKFMLNGEAPQYPVMVDYILTDELSGMTTEESLLIEAGTEGVLDLMLTDNVGEHSVVAYRVALADSTNQGENNTFALSIQSEPQPPLVSSVLTQNGEKRSIIAIPKQEGSGQGVQVNLLVQNAKDGEQFNFEWHSDDIALTIEDDLTSSIAKFVPQIGMDEGVRKVSVDVTRLGEHDVTKHHSRHDLYLDIRSELPALSAVADTDGDGIPDKLEGMTDSDQDGIPDYQDAIMVPNLMPAIVNNQSSHLIEVEAGLSLKKGMTVPDNHNGGLLLDPELDNIVIDTETSVVGGIFDFIVQGLKIPGDTIAIVLPQMNPIPANASYRKYQVTQNGEAKWVEFDLSAGAIYSARGKSGICPAPHAESWSSGLTRGDWCVKLVIIDGGANDADGIANGTVVDPGGVAVLLSGNTLPILKDDSFTLYDDEIEVNLDVLANDLDAEDPLSIISATTSHGVITHDGQALQLTLPTSLPEEITIEYSVIELRENGVTQVANARVNFIERPISNDSGSLTWIWLYCLVSLLGYRRWHGRLNKQ; encoded by the coding sequence ATGATAAGAATAACAGCAGTCGCTTTATTAATAGGAATGAGTTGCTTGGCCTTAAAGGCTAATGCGCAGGTATTACCTCAAGTCCCAATGGCACCCGATGGCAGCCCATATATTGATGGTGGTGGCGGGCTAATCAGTAATCTCGCTGAGTTACGTTGGCTCAGCGAAACCCCATCGGCCTGGGATGAGTCCTGGCTACAGACGCAAGACATAGATGCCAGCGAGACTAAAAACTGGAATTTAGGTGACCATGATCTGTTACCAGATACTCCGGATGAGCCTATGGGATTCTCACCTATCGGCGATAATTCAATAGCCTACAATGGCTCATTTAATGGTGGAGGATTTAAAATTCATGGTTTATACATCAATAGGCCACAATCCGACAACATCGGTTTCTTCGGCAAGTTAACCGCCGGATCATTAGAATACATTAATTTAGAGCGGTTATATGTAGCTGGGGATTATTACGTTGGTGGGCTGGCTGGCAATGTAATGCAATCATCGATTGTTGATTGTCATACATCAGGAGAAGTTAAGTCTGTTGGTCGTCTGGACAGTGATGTATACCCCGATGAAAAACCTGGCAGTTATTTAGGTGGACTGATTGGTTATGCTAGTCATCCGACAATTGAGCATTGCTCTTCGACCGCTCTGGTAACTATGACGCTTGATAATCCGAGTGTCACACAGCCAACTGGTGGGTTGATTGGAACACTATCAGGGGGAGAAGTCATCGCGAGTCGATCTGAAGGCGACGTTCATGGATATTCCAGCACTGGCGGATTTATCGGATCAACTTTTGGAACTCCGTTAATAACAAACAGTTTCGCTCGCGGCAATGTTATCTGTGACTCTAACTGTGGTGGACTTATCGGAGACGCAGATGGGGGACGAATAGAAGATAGCGTCGCAACTGGCGATGTGGCTTCAACCAGTGCCTATGTCGGTGGCCTAGTCGGTGGGCTTTACAATGCCAGTATAGTGCGCTCTAGCGCATCTGGCCAAGTGTTAACTACCAGTTGGGGCGTAGGTGGCTTGGTGGGACGCTGTAATTCAGACCCAGACAAGCCTCTCAGCTCAGTCAGCGATAGCTATGCGAGTGGTAAGGTAAGCGGCAATACAAGTGGGGCGTTAATTGGAGTCACTTGGGATGGTTGCCGTGTATCTAATAGCTATGCCACTGGATTTAATAGTGAGCTTTTCGGTAGAGCAGAAGGTATTGAGCCTATAATCGAAAATAGCTTCTTTGACTGCTCAGGCTCTGAAACTGGCTGTAGCCAACCGTATGCAAAAACGACCCAAGAGTTACACAATCTGCAAACTTTCATCGATGCAGGCTGGAATATGGGCAGTTATAACCAAGCTGGAACTTGGCTACTCAACCATAAGGCCTATCCTATTTTAAGTCATGGCAAAGCGGTTTTGTTTACCACCTTACCTGAGGATATACAGCTCCAAGGAAGCGAAGACCTGCTATACGAGTTAACCTTGCAGGTTGAAGATATCCCAGCCAATCAACACGTTGCTTTTGAAGTGATTGATGCCCCGGCTTGGCTCTCATTACAGCCACAAGGAATAACCGCATCACTCAGCGGCACAGCTGATGATAGCGGAGTAGGTGATAACATTGTGGTTATTGCCGCAGTGAGCCAAGGTGTACGCAATGACTTCCCACTTCAGCTAGTCAATATATCTAATATCAATGATCTGCCTGTTGCATCGAGCGCTCAATTAGAAATAGTAGAAGACACTTTACTTAGCATCGACCTGTCTACTCTTGTAAAAGACGATGACTTTATTCATGGCGATGAGCAACACAGTTTCAGTGTTATTACCCCTTTGCCTGACGGCCATGGAAATATTGAGTTAGCTGGAAACAATGCTAGCTATATGCCTGCGGCTAATTTTTTTGGCGCCACTAAATTCAAGTATCAGGTAACTGACATAGCCGGTGCCACAGCCAGTGGCTGGGTAAATGTGAATGTAGCGCCAGTAAATGATGCTCCCGTTGCCAGTGCGGGGCAAATTATCGTCAATGAAGATGCAACAGCTAGCTTGAATTTAATGACCTTAGTACAGGATGTCGATGATAATGAACTGTTATTCTCGGTGTCAGGAGGCTTATATGGTCAGCTTTCTCTTAACGGTACCATGGTCAGTTATACCCCTAACAAAAACTACTTCGGAGCAGACAGCTTTAGTTATACCGTGGATGATAAACACTCAGGGATTAGGTTGATCGCTGGCGCTCAAGTATCGGTAGCGGTATTACCCGTTAATGACGCGCCAACAGCGCAATCAGCCAGTTATCATATTGAGGAAGACCGTACGTTGCAGGTTAATCTAGCAAGTTTGGTTAACGATATTGACGGAGACCTACTCAGCTACTCAATCTCTACTCCTCCAGCTGCTGACACTGCATCCATAGCCCTTGCAGGGGCTATGGCAGTATTAACACCGACCGCTGATTTTAATGGTCAGGTAAGTTTTATCTATGCGGTTACTGACAACGCAGGTGGACAAGCCCAAGCGGCTATCAATGTCGAAGTGATACCGGTCAACGACTCACCTTCGGCTAATAGTGGCAGTTTAACAGTCTTAGAAGATCACAGTGGCACAATTAACTTAGCGGCCTTGGTGCAAGATAAAGATAATGATCCTTTAAGTTTCAGTATCAGTCCAGCGTCTCATGGCAGCGTGTCACTATCGGGTTCGGTTGTCAGTTATCAACCTTATGAAAACTATTCAGGCACAGATACTTTTAAGTTTAGTGTTACAGATGGCTTTCAGACCATTAGTAATCAGGTTCATATGACCATCGAAGCTGTGAATGACGCACCGACTATCAGTGGAATACCTAAGCCATCGGTGGATCTCGGTAGTCACTATCAATTTGCCCCTAAGGTGAACGATATTGAAGGCGATCGCTTAAGTTTTAGTATCAACAATAAACCAGCGTGGGCCAGCTTTAATAATAGAACCGGTGAGCTAGTCGGCACTCCGTCAGCTGAGGATGACTTAGGACTACACGAGCGAATTAGGATCCGTGTTTCAGATGGTATTGATGTCACCTTCTTGGCTGACTTTACTATAGAAGTAACGGGCGAGCCTGAAGCGAATTTTGCCATAGCCGATAGCTTTACTTTGCCTGCCGATCAAGATGAACGCTATGTACTTAACGTTTTGGACAATGACAGAGTCGCAGAAGGTGAGACACTAACATTGGCCGCAGCTCAAACGAGTAATGGTCAGGTAAGTATTGATGGTCGCAACCTAATAGTGGCATTGAATCAGCCGTTAACACGGGTCACATTGAGCTACTTTGTCGATAACAGTCTCAATCAACAAGACAGTGCCAATGTTGTTCTTACACTGGAACGAGAAGAAGATGAAGGGTTACCCGTCATCAACTTACCCGAACCTATTTGGTTTGATGCAACAGGAGCTTTATCTGAGATAGAGCTGCCTATACCCGATGCTTTTGATGCCGAAGGGGAGTCGCTAACGCCAATACGGAGTGATGATAAGATCTACTTTCCCCCGGGGCGTCATACTGTGGTTTGGCAAGCAACTGACAGTAAAGGCAATAAGGTAGCTGTAGAGCAACAAGTGAATATACGACCACAGGTCACGTTACCACGTGATGCCTCGGTACACTTGCTCGGTTATGAGAGTTACAGTGTCAAGTTTATGCTTAATGGTGAGGCCCCTCAATATCCAGTAATGGTTGATTACATACTGACTGATGAGCTCAGTGGCATGACTACTGAGGAATCATTATTGATTGAGGCTGGTACAGAAGGAGTTCTAGACTTGATGTTGACTGATAATGTGGGTGAGCACTCTGTTGTGGCTTATCGTGTCGCATTGGCGGATTCGACTAACCAAGGAGAAAATAATACCTTCGCATTATCGATTCAATCTGAGCCACAGCCTCCGCTAGTCAGCAGTGTGCTGACCCAAAATGGAGAAAAGCGCTCCATCATTGCCATTCCGAAGCAGGAGGGCTCTGGACAAGGTGTTCAGGTTAATTTGCTAGTACAAAATGCCAAAGATGGTGAGCAATTTAATTTTGAATGGCACAGCGATGATATCGCTTTGACGATAGAAGATGACCTTACCAGTAGTATAGCTAAGTTTGTACCTCAAATCGGTATGGATGAAGGTGTACGTAAAGTCAGTGTTGATGTCACTAGGTTGGGAGAGCATGACGTAACAAAACATCATTCTAGACATGACTTGTATTTAGATATACGTAGCGAACTACCAGCCTTATCAGCAGTAGCTGATACTGATGGTGATGGTATTCCGGATAAGCTTGAGGGAATGACAGACTCGGATCAAGACGGCATTCCTGATTACCAAGACGCAATCATGGTTCCAAATCTAATGCCTGCCATAGTAAATAATCAATCAAGCCACTTGATTGAGGTTGAGGCTGGCCTTAGTTTGAAAAAGGGGATGACGGTTCCTGATAATCATAACGGAGGTCTGTTACTGGATCCTGAGTTAGACAACATTGTCATTGATACCGAAACGTCAGTCGTTGGGGGGATCTTTGACTTCATCGTACAAGGGTTAAAGATCCCAGGCGATACCATTGCGATAGTATTACCTCAAATGAACCCAATCCCAGCAAATGCTAGCTATCGCAAGTATCAAGTCACGCAAAATGGTGAGGCTAAATGGGTGGAGTTTGATCTCTCAGCTGGAGCTATTTATTCAGCACGAGGTAAATCAGGCATTTGTCCTGCTCCTCACGCTGAAAGTTGGAGCAGTGGTTTAACACGGGGGGACTGGTGCGTTAAATTAGTCATCATTGACGGAGGCGCTAATGATGCAGATGGCATTGCTAATGGCACCGTTGTTGATCCTGGCGGTGTTGCAGTATTGCTCAGCGGTAACACCTTGCCAATACTCAAGGACGATAGTTTTACCTTATATGATGATGAAATAGAGGTGAACCTAGATGTATTGGCAAACGATCTAGATGCTGAAGATCCGTTGTCAATCATCAGTGCAACAACCAGTCATGGGGTAATCACTCATGATGGACAAGCTCTGCAACTCACATTGCCGACCTCTTTACCTGAAGAAATTACTATTGAATATTCCGTTATTGAGCTTAGGGAAAATGGAGTTACTCAAGTCGCTAACGCTAGGGTAAATTTCATTGAACGCCCTATAAGTAATGATTCGGGTTCACTGACATGGATCTGGTTATATTGCTTAGTTTCCTTGCTCGGTTATCGACGCTGGCATGGTCGATTGAATAAGCAATAA
- a CDS encoding isochorismate synthase, whose product MTIPLLPQAVKSLTDKIKSFTLQPNSDPIVQLSVVVSPIPVIAWLAAQSTYPRVYWKGRDTEEEVAAIGSCKDFFFGDEVDDIELSVEYQKQRALTNNQEIRYYGGVAFDRRNESWPDFGKAHFVLPRIELRRSGNDYKLLVNLNFTEQEFTQEIDDALQSLQALDAPKPLAPPNKVALMGRSDRPDRYRWDELVNRVTHPKFIEDTPKVVLSRLTQLEINEQVDPWMLLACWQGRNPNSFQFGFQFSPDSTFISCTPERLYRRRQRELFTEALAGTTIRGLNQEEDKALAQELLDDTKNSHENQLVRQHIVDVLNPLSNYVGAEETPTVFKLSHIQHLHRSIRAELKPGVNDFQLIQALHPTPAVGGLPKESAMNFIRQQEGYVRGWYAGACGYFNKYESEFAVAIRSALIEPGRINLFAGAGIVAGSEADKEWTELENKLTTILSILTEL is encoded by the coding sequence TTGACCATCCCCTTGCTGCCTCAAGCCGTTAAGTCTTTAACCGACAAAATCAAATCCTTTACTCTTCAACCAAACAGCGACCCCATTGTCCAGCTGTCCGTGGTGGTTTCGCCGATCCCAGTTATCGCTTGGCTAGCAGCACAATCAACTTACCCGAGAGTGTATTGGAAGGGACGTGATACCGAAGAGGAAGTGGCCGCCATTGGCAGTTGTAAAGACTTTTTCTTTGGTGATGAAGTTGATGATATCGAGCTGTCTGTCGAATATCAGAAACAAAGGGCACTTACCAATAATCAAGAGATCCGTTATTACGGCGGAGTGGCTTTCGACCGTAGAAACGAAAGCTGGCCTGATTTTGGTAAAGCGCATTTTGTTCTGCCTCGCATAGAGCTGCGTCGCAGTGGTAATGACTACAAACTTTTGGTTAATCTCAACTTTACCGAGCAAGAATTCACTCAAGAAATTGATGATGCGCTGCAATCATTACAAGCCTTAGACGCACCTAAGCCACTAGCACCACCAAATAAAGTGGCACTAATGGGCCGTAGCGATCGACCCGATCGGTATCGTTGGGACGAGCTAGTTAACCGTGTAACACATCCCAAGTTTATTGAAGACACCCCCAAAGTGGTCTTGTCGCGACTGACTCAACTTGAGATTAACGAGCAGGTTGACCCTTGGATGCTATTGGCTTGCTGGCAAGGTCGTAACCCTAATAGTTTTCAATTTGGTTTTCAGTTTAGCCCAGATAGTACCTTTATCTCTTGCACCCCAGAGCGCTTGTATCGCCGTCGTCAACGTGAGCTATTTACCGAAGCACTCGCTGGCACTACGATTCGAGGGCTAAACCAAGAAGAAGATAAGGCGCTAGCGCAGGAGTTACTGGATGACACCAAGAACAGTCATGAAAACCAGTTGGTTAGGCAGCATATTGTCGATGTACTTAACCCACTGAGTAACTATGTTGGCGCTGAAGAAACCCCAACAGTATTTAAACTAAGCCATATTCAGCATCTACACCGCTCTATTCGTGCCGAACTAAAGCCCGGTGTGAATGACTTTCAGCTGATCCAAGCCCTGCACCCAACACCTGCCGTAGGCGGCCTTCCAAAAGAGTCGGCTATGAATTTTATTCGCCAGCAAGAAGGTTATGTAAGAGGCTGGTATGCGGGAGCATGCGGTTATTTTAATAAGTATGAAAGCGAATTTGCCGTGGCAATACGCAGCGCATTGATTGAGCCCGGTCGTATCAATCTATTTGCTGGTGCAGGCATTGTCGCGGGCTCAGAAGCCGATAAAGAGTGGACCGAGTTAGAAAATAAACTCACCACCATTTTGTCTATCTTAACTGAATTGTAA
- a CDS encoding TonB-dependent receptor plug domain-containing protein, with amino-acid sequence MKKQQKVLRVSTLALAMGLAYQVQADDLERDPIFNVSEVIVVHGERASVTEAATTNWSIDAEEIKASGAQSLDQVLENVPGIYVRVGGDSTPRVDIRGLKTRHITFLINGVPASSTEDGQFDPSVIPTNQIARVDVSVGPSSVLYGPGGSAGVINIITKQGDNASAFSGRLEAAQDNTFNGDLSAAGSGDNWQGIMSVTHQETDGTPMPDDFEDTRNQIGDVRFNSDRKLTNYYAQGSYFINDSTKLMANYTQRDGEWGKSPTVDRKKAPSRIEDFNEQSMQLGAAHEINEQYVVRGFVYYNQTDMVENFYNHRMNNLNSIVKSTSKVSGTNLQFISEFDYGAVLTTSVIVEKQDWFSHTNKLRSDKGTGSGGGTGGGQGGSGDIDESLIVYTGAAEYQYQDDGKYGYSLGVAVHNYDLDVNSETDFSVQASAFYQATDSSRIHTGLARKVRYPSISDLYAANSGNVNLKAEVANQFELGLQQSLPFDTQLDISSYITDANDYIAKDDNNQEQNIGDFRFMGVDLQMTNQYFDSLGVTFAYSYIDTEDRATNERLQYRPTHNLRLQASYDFSFGLTTRLNAERIIDQVNGKGVQLDNYTLVDLSLSQNIWHDNLELYVRATNLFDELYYQSDFMPQAGRQVFIGINWQV; translated from the coding sequence ATGAAAAAGCAACAAAAGGTGCTGAGAGTATCCACTCTTGCATTGGCGATGGGCTTGGCCTATCAAGTTCAAGCAGATGACCTAGAAAGAGACCCTATTTTTAATGTATCTGAAGTGATTGTGGTGCATGGTGAGCGTGCTTCTGTTACTGAGGCAGCGACAACAAATTGGAGCATCGATGCTGAGGAGATCAAGGCATCAGGAGCGCAGAGCTTAGACCAAGTACTTGAAAACGTACCGGGGATATATGTTCGAGTCGGTGGAGATTCAACCCCTCGAGTTGATATTCGAGGTTTAAAAACACGTCACATTACTTTCCTAATTAACGGCGTTCCCGCAAGTAGCACTGAAGACGGTCAGTTTGATCCAAGTGTTATCCCAACAAATCAAATTGCCCGAGTTGATGTATCTGTTGGTCCGTCATCCGTGTTGTACGGCCCAGGCGGAAGCGCGGGTGTCATTAATATTATTACTAAGCAAGGTGATAATGCGTCAGCTTTCTCTGGTCGCCTAGAAGCGGCACAAGACAACACCTTTAATGGTGATTTAAGCGCCGCGGGTTCAGGTGACAACTGGCAAGGTATTATGAGCGTTACTCATCAAGAAACTGATGGCACTCCAATGCCTGATGATTTTGAAGATACGCGTAATCAAATCGGTGATGTGCGTTTTAACTCCGATAGGAAATTAACTAACTATTATGCGCAAGGTAGTTACTTCATCAACGATTCAACTAAGTTAATGGCCAACTACACTCAACGTGATGGTGAGTGGGGCAAATCGCCTACAGTTGATCGTAAAAAAGCCCCATCAAGAATTGAAGATTTCAACGAACAAAGTATGCAACTTGGTGCGGCACATGAAATAAACGAGCAGTATGTTGTTCGTGGTTTTGTTTATTATAACCAAACAGATATGGTTGAGAATTTCTATAACCATAGAATGAATAACTTAAATAGTATTGTTAAAAGTACCTCTAAAGTCAGCGGCACTAATCTTCAATTTATTAGCGAATTTGATTATGGCGCTGTGTTGACCACTTCTGTCATTGTTGAAAAGCAAGATTGGTTCTCTCATACAAATAAACTTCGTAGCGATAAAGGAACAGGCAGCGGTGGCGGCACTGGCGGCGGTCAAGGCGGGTCAGGTGATATCGATGAAAGCCTTATTGTTTATACCGGTGCTGCAGAGTATCAATATCAAGATGACGGCAAATATGGCTACAGCTTAGGTGTAGCGGTACACAATTACGATCTTGATGTGAACAGTGAGACAGATTTTTCAGTGCAAGCGTCTGCATTTTATCAAGCCACTGACTCAAGCCGTATCCATACAGGTCTTGCTCGAAAAGTACGTTATCCATCAATCAGCGATCTTTACGCGGCTAACAGCGGTAACGTGAACCTAAAAGCGGAAGTTGCTAACCAGTTTGAACTGGGTCTACAGCAATCTCTACCTTTCGATACTCAGCTAGATATCAGTAGCTATATTACTGATGCCAATGATTACATAGCTAAAGATGATAACAACCAAGAGCAAAACATTGGTGATTTTCGCTTTATGGGTGTTGATTTGCAGATGACGAATCAATATTTCGATAGCCTAGGGGTAACGTTTGCCTATAGCTACATTGATACCGAAGATCGTGCTACCAATGAACGTTTGCAATACCGTCCGACTCACAATCTGCGCCTGCAAGCGAGTTATGATTTTTCCTTCGGTTTAACGACACGTTTAAACGCTGAACGCATAATTGATCAAGTGAACGGCAAAGGTGTTCAATTAGATAATTACACCTTAGTCGATCTAAGTTTGAGTCAAAATATTTGGCATGACAATTTAGAGTTATACGTCCGAGCGACGAACCTATTTGATGAGCTTTATTATCAAAGTGACTTTATGCCACAGGCGGGTCGTCAGGTATTCATCGGCATTAACTGGCAGGTTTAG
- a CDS encoding ATP-binding cassette domain-containing protein, whose amino-acid sequence MKLIALEGIHFGYGSHQSEILDDLNLVVNRGECHCINGPTGSGKSSLLHLMAGELSRPYEGEVYRAPSLLVGLVMQDPNVQILRQSVGAEIAFGLENLGIAAELMVEKVQQSLRRVGLYISLDTPVEVLSLGQKYRLMIAAQLVFKPSLLLLDEPWAQLDDSGVKELYAVLKTLLDDGVAVVMVEHNPGAFLDLVDYLWLLKDGLLKDGLLKDGQLEEGRLDAGQNDPSNVAVNNVAASNEQVFDKEDVVSLKSRFSFDNSECLIKIQPHHFRFIEQECLFDCQQSLSLYSGEVVALVGDNGVGKSSLLKTLAGIQANIPTFPISVLGKRPRLGIYGAELGLLMQRPNRQLFEQTVQAELQFSLKRFKLPLSRAEQVLQALELTHLAESSPHKLSYGQQHIIALASLVCLQPKVLLLDDPFAGLDKQHVEKVVLLLQQLSMQGCGILLTSHRAIPSLDVDRYWLIESGKLMDGAGHIEQLNVG is encoded by the coding sequence ATGAAACTCATAGCACTAGAAGGGATTCATTTTGGCTATGGATCGCACCAAAGCGAGATCTTGGACGATCTCAATTTGGTGGTTAATCGTGGGGAATGCCACTGTATTAACGGTCCGACAGGCTCTGGCAAATCAAGCTTATTGCACTTGATGGCTGGAGAGCTTTCTCGACCCTATGAGGGGGAGGTTTATCGAGCTCCCTCATTGCTGGTCGGTTTAGTGATGCAAGATCCTAATGTGCAGATTTTGCGTCAAAGTGTTGGGGCCGAAATTGCTTTTGGACTCGAAAACCTCGGTATTGCCGCCGAGCTCATGGTTGAAAAGGTGCAGCAGTCACTGAGGCGAGTAGGGCTTTATATCAGCCTAGATACGCCGGTTGAAGTCTTGTCATTAGGGCAGAAGTACCGTCTTATGATTGCGGCGCAGCTAGTGTTTAAGCCATCTTTATTACTGCTCGATGAACCCTGGGCCCAGCTTGATGACAGTGGTGTGAAAGAGCTGTATGCCGTGCTCAAAACCCTGTTAGATGACGGCGTTGCTGTCGTGATGGTTGAACACAACCCCGGCGCATTTTTGGACTTAGTCGATTATCTATGGTTACTTAAAGATGGGTTACTTAAAGACGGGTTACTTAAAGACGGGCAGCTCGAAGAAGGGCGACTCGATGCGGGTCAGAATGACCCTAGCAACGTTGCAGTGAACAACGTTGCAGCGAGCAATGAGCAAGTGTTTGATAAAGAAGATGTTGTTAGTCTTAAATCTCGTTTTAGCTTCGATAACAGCGAATGTCTAATCAAAATTCAGCCACATCATTTTCGGTTTATAGAGCAAGAGTGTCTCTTCGATTGCCAACAAAGCTTGTCACTTTATAGCGGTGAGGTTGTCGCTTTGGTTGGTGATAATGGGGTCGGTAAGAGTAGTTTACTCAAAACACTGGCGGGTATTCAGGCCAATATTCCAACCTTTCCTATCTCGGTATTGGGTAAGCGTCCACGACTCGGGATCTACGGCGCCGAGCTTGGTCTGCTGATGCAGCGCCCAAATCGTCAGCTATTTGAACAAACTGTGCAGGCTGAGCTGCAGTTTAGTTTGAAGCGTTTCAAGCTGCCGTTATCTCGTGCTGAGCAGGTGCTACAAGCATTGGAGCTCACCCATCTAGCCGAGAGTTCGCCGCATAAACTGTCTTACGGTCAGCAGCATATTATCGCCTTGGCGTCTCTGGTTTGCTTGCAGCCTAAGGTTTTATTGCTTGATGACCCTTTTGCAGGACTCGATAAGCAACATGTAGAAAAAGTGGTTCTGTTGCTACAGCAGCTGAGTATGCAAGGTTGCGGGATCTTGCTGACTAGTCACCGCGCGATCCCATCACTTGATGTTGATCGTTACTGGTTGATCGAATCAGGAAAGCTGATGGATGGAGCTGGACATATTGAGCAATTGAATGTGGGCTAA
- a CDS encoding energy-coupling factor transporter transmembrane component T yields the protein MWANRHIRRGVNKRSDTIHSSFSLSATQYCAVALVLSLVLSSCAFFLPNSGLVWLVLVDILLVIHGLYLKNKITALLKLGAAQLALTLPLYYLLHGEAQLLEGVIVVLRVFLAMLPGWWLSSTQSPERLGEVLSWGLPAKWAFVIAASIGLLPYMLQETKEIYAIQCLRGANITPKALRNPKNWPELIYCVVLPVLIQLLKLSKQMAKAAKLRHFGKVSQPTHWPSTRDD from the coding sequence ATGTGGGCTAATCGTCACATACGCCGAGGCGTCAACAAGCGTTCAGACACGATCCATTCAAGCTTTAGTTTGAGTGCGACCCAATACTGTGCAGTGGCGTTAGTGCTGAGCTTGGTGCTGTCGAGCTGCGCCTTTTTCCTGCCCAATAGTGGACTCGTCTGGCTGGTGCTGGTGGATATATTATTGGTTATCCATGGCCTGTACCTAAAGAACAAGATCACCGCTCTACTCAAGTTAGGGGCGGCGCAGCTAGCGCTGACCCTACCGCTTTATTATCTATTGCATGGTGAAGCTCAACTGCTTGAGGGCGTGATTGTTGTTCTGCGAGTGTTTCTAGCCATGTTGCCAGGCTGGTGGCTATCGAGTACTCAGAGTCCAGAACGACTTGGCGAAGTGCTGAGTTGGGGCTTACCCGCTAAGTGGGCATTTGTTATTGCCGCTTCAATTGGCTTGTTGCCTTATATGTTGCAAGAGACCAAAGAGATATACGCAATACAGTGCTTACGCGGGGCTAACATTACGCCTAAAGCACTAAGGAACCCTAAAAACTGGCCAGAGCTGATCTACTGTGTGGTGCTGCCAGTGCTCATTCAATTATTAAAACTATCAAAACAGATGGCAAAAGCGGCTAAGTTGCGCCATTTCGGTAAAGTTAGCCAACCAACACATTGGCCTTCAACAAGAGACGATTAA